One Lujinxingia sediminis DNA window includes the following coding sequences:
- a CDS encoding ArnT family glycosyltransferase, translating to MMARIAAALVVALSAVLVFWSAGNLGIWEPWESGALRLAIEVSEPPSSAAGDVSDASEEEPGGAEEVVEKEASEVSGSQGLDARARAVLGEEEGRFSGLRLWWLTQTVDDEPVVESGEVGQAERGVRALMMLMALLLVVGVGLWARRYLGERAALLSAVVLATTPAVLLGAVFVSGPVAMMFSSALALLGVVGAALEEARRRERGELARSRPASVLLGVGTLGLVLSAWEGGVFGALVPVLTALVVALLEWRSPQADRPLVRTLIGWRGALWAGAGLITLVVLAGQTGWAHLLTQHGFADNVDFSSRFGWWLRQIGFGFFPWFALAFAGYGYMSQRLAASAPVEGSATHSDADASTVLMARVLMLWPALAFVVMAVAGRLGHATFAAFVPLALGVAWALSDKDYWAKLRLKPQLYLLIALSAIFVVMMLGKDIERFPPRLIELVTAGQDELGLGEDYEYGRALKLWKYGYVALLAAYFAGAISWLVFFWRDLKVFWGWLKRTWRAWRNKGEGSASDAEAHRAVAAGAEMSDAMSSTSATPMSPGEARAAEREAYRQEDGKLARLAAFAEGYTGLLIVATLGAVSWAVIMMGVFLPDLDSNLSNRKIVASYLEARQDDEPLLRYGYDTSDSDFYLRGLESIAHARAFNARFEDEERFFALIPRDRLAAVHSDVRRAHKADLVVVDNSSASMVLVSNMLGEGEEDQSPLAGALLDELPDSATPLSVKGDPQSSPAFNRQIELIGYELNKKAEGDGRPRYSWGEELTMTLYFKSLRRVTSEQEIFVHIDTPGNRIGADHDPVGGNYPTSRWLPGDIVRDEHTLTIDRYSTPGTYTIWMGFYKGSNRMEVSPDKGHDGENRVKVAEIEIEAF from the coding sequence ATGATGGCGAGAATCGCAGCCGCACTTGTGGTGGCCTTGAGCGCGGTGTTGGTCTTCTGGAGCGCGGGAAACCTCGGGATCTGGGAGCCCTGGGAGTCCGGCGCGCTGCGCCTGGCCATTGAGGTCAGCGAGCCTCCGAGTTCCGCCGCCGGCGATGTCTCCGACGCGTCGGAGGAGGAGCCCGGGGGAGCCGAAGAGGTCGTGGAGAAAGAGGCCTCCGAAGTCTCAGGCAGCCAGGGGCTTGATGCCCGCGCCCGGGCGGTGCTCGGCGAGGAGGAGGGGCGTTTTTCGGGATTGCGTCTGTGGTGGCTCACCCAGACGGTGGATGATGAGCCGGTGGTGGAGTCGGGCGAGGTCGGCCAGGCGGAGCGCGGTGTGCGCGCGTTGATGATGCTCATGGCGCTCTTGCTCGTGGTGGGTGTGGGCCTGTGGGCTCGACGTTATCTGGGGGAGCGGGCCGCGTTGCTCAGCGCAGTGGTGCTGGCGACGACGCCGGCGGTGCTCCTGGGCGCGGTCTTCGTGTCGGGTCCTGTCGCGATGATGTTCAGCTCGGCTCTGGCACTGCTCGGCGTTGTCGGCGCAGCGCTCGAAGAAGCCCGCCGTCGCGAGCGGGGCGAGCTGGCGAGGAGTCGCCCGGCCTCGGTCCTGCTCGGTGTGGGAACGCTGGGGCTTGTGCTCTCGGCCTGGGAAGGTGGCGTCTTCGGCGCGCTGGTGCCCGTGCTCACCGCGCTGGTGGTTGCGCTTCTGGAGTGGCGCAGCCCGCAGGCGGACCGCCCTCTGGTCAGAACGCTCATCGGTTGGCGCGGCGCCCTCTGGGCGGGGGCCGGTCTGATCACCCTGGTGGTACTCGCCGGTCAGACCGGCTGGGCCCACCTGCTCACGCAACACGGCTTTGCCGACAATGTGGACTTCTCCAGCCGCTTTGGCTGGTGGTTGCGCCAGATTGGCTTTGGCTTCTTCCCCTGGTTTGCGCTGGCCTTTGCAGGTTACGGCTACATGAGTCAGCGCCTGGCCGCGAGCGCGCCCGTTGAGGGGAGCGCCACACACTCGGATGCCGACGCTTCGACCGTCTTGATGGCGCGGGTGTTGATGCTCTGGCCGGCGCTTGCCTTTGTTGTGATGGCGGTGGCCGGGCGTTTGGGTCACGCCACCTTTGCGGCCTTTGTACCGCTGGCGCTCGGCGTGGCCTGGGCGCTCTCCGATAAAGACTACTGGGCCAAACTTCGGTTGAAGCCGCAGCTCTATCTTCTGATCGCTCTCAGCGCGATCTTCGTCGTGATGATGCTCGGCAAAGATATCGAGCGCTTCCCGCCGCGCCTGATCGAGCTTGTGACCGCCGGTCAGGACGAGCTGGGCCTGGGTGAAGACTATGAGTACGGCCGCGCGCTCAAGCTCTGGAAGTATGGCTATGTCGCGCTGCTCGCGGCGTATTTTGCCGGGGCCATCAGCTGGCTGGTCTTCTTCTGGCGCGATCTCAAGGTCTTCTGGGGATGGCTCAAGCGGACCTGGCGCGCCTGGCGAAACAAAGGTGAAGGCAGCGCGTCCGATGCGGAGGCGCATCGCGCCGTGGCGGCTGGCGCGGAGATGTCCGACGCGATGTCTTCAACCTCAGCCACACCGATGAGCCCGGGGGAGGCTCGCGCCGCCGAGCGCGAGGCCTACCGCCAGGAAGATGGCAAGCTGGCGAGGCTCGCCGCCTTTGCCGAGGGGTATACTGGTCTGCTCATTGTGGCGACGCTCGGCGCGGTGAGCTGGGCGGTGATTATGATGGGAGTGTTCTTGCCGGACCTCGATTCCAACCTCTCCAACCGCAAGATCGTGGCGAGCTATCTGGAGGCTCGTCAGGATGATGAGCCCCTGCTGCGCTACGGGTATGACACCAGCGACTCCGACTTTTATCTGCGCGGGCTCGAGTCGATCGCGCACGCCCGGGCGTTCAACGCGCGTTTTGAGGATGAGGAGCGCTTCTTTGCGCTGATTCCGCGCGACCGCCTGGCGGCAGTTCACTCCGATGTGCGACGCGCGCATAAGGCCGACCTTGTGGTGGTCGACAACAGCTCGGCCTCCATGGTGCTGGTCAGCAACATGCTCGGGGAGGGCGAAGAGGATCAGAGCCCCCTTGCCGGAGCGCTCCTCGACGAGCTGCCCGACTCGGCCACCCCCCTGAGCGTGAAGGGCGACCCGCAGAGTTCCCCGGCGTTCAACCGTCAGATCGAACTGATTGGCTACGAGCTCAACAAAAAGGCCGAGGGCGATGGGCGACCGCGCTACAGCTGGGGCGAAGAGCTGACGATGACGCTCTACTTCAAGAGCCTGCGACGAGTGACGAGTGAGCAGGAGATCTTCGTGCATATCGATACGCCTGGAAATCGTATCGGCGCTGACCACGATCCGGTGGGTGGCAACTACCCCACCAGCCGCTGGCTTCCCGGCGACATCGTGCGCGACGAACACACGTTGACCATCGATCGCTACTCGACGCCGGGGACCTACACCATCTGGATGGGCTTCTATAAAGGTTCCAACCGCATGGAGGTCTCACCCGACAAGGGTCACGACGGGGAGAATCGGGTGAAGGTGGCGGAGATTGAGATCGAGGCGTTTTGA
- the efp gene encoding elongation factor P, which yields MISTQDFRKNLKIEIDGEPYVIIDCQHVKPGKGVAFVKTRIKSLISGRVLDQNYRSGDKVEAPNLESRTMQYLYPEDTFYVFMDTSTYEQIRLSKDAVEDVLPYLKDNLEVDVLFHNNKPISVEPPTFLVLEVTQTDPGFKGDTAQGATKPATLETGLTVQVPLYMEIGQMVKVDTRTGEFVERVNK from the coding sequence ATGATCAGCACCCAGGACTTTCGTAAAAACCTTAAGATCGAGATCGATGGTGAGCCCTACGTCATCATCGACTGCCAGCACGTCAAGCCGGGCAAAGGGGTGGCCTTTGTCAAAACCCGCATCAAGAGCCTGATCTCGGGGCGAGTACTCGACCAGAACTACCGCTCTGGCGATAAGGTCGAGGCGCCCAACCTCGAGTCTCGCACCATGCAGTACCTCTACCCCGAAGACACGTTTTACGTCTTTATGGACACCTCGACCTACGAGCAGATTCGCCTGTCCAAAGACGCGGTTGAAGACGTGCTCCCCTACCTCAAAGACAACCTTGAGGTGGACGTGCTCTTCCACAACAACAAGCCTATCAGCGTGGAACCGCCGACCTTTTTGGTGCTGGAAGTCACCCAGACCGATCCGGGCTTTAAGGGCGACACCGCCCAGGGTGCCACCAAGCCGGCGACCCTGGAGACGGGCCTGACTGTGCAGGTGCCCCTCTACATGGAGATCGGCCAGATGGTGAAAGTCGATACGCGCACCGGCGAGTTTGTGGAGCGCGTCAACAAGTAA